A region of Kribbella sp. NBC_01245 DNA encodes the following proteins:
- a CDS encoding formate dehydrogenase subunit delta encodes MSEHGVPPHVRLANEIAIQFHHQSADRASIAIAEHMRTFWEPRMTSALLEYLDAGGNELDPVAVRAADRLRLGK; translated from the coding sequence ATGAGCGAGCACGGCGTGCCACCACACGTCCGGCTGGCGAACGAGATCGCGATCCAATTCCACCACCAGTCGGCGGACCGGGCCTCGATCGCGATCGCCGAGCACATGCGGACGTTCTGGGAGCCCCGGATGACCTCCGCTCTACTCGAGTATCTAGATGCCGGGGGCAACGAACTCGATCCGGTCGCGGTCCGCGCGGCCGACCGATTGCGGCTCGGTAAGTGA
- a CDS encoding molybdopterin molybdotransferase MoeA encodes MRAVHLPSHVGHAVGWDDARELAHAAATPLSPRALPLTQALGAVLADPLIALTAFPPCDRSAMDGYAVRGPGPWTVIGTNRAGSGYAGRLTDGQAVAIVTGAAVPAGASAVLPDEDVLREGNLVHGTPGPKRHIRYAGEECRASEVLLPAGTLVRPAVLGHAAALGHDQLTVIPRPRVAALVTGDELVTTGLPGPGRTRDAIGPMLPGLLHQATALPLQRVQDSRRLLIDALAQADADLILVSGSSAAGPADHLRPSLEALGATLLVDGVACRPGHPQALALLPDGRLVIGLPGNPLAALTAFLTLAVAAIAGLRGEPLASLPTAPIHGGLDCHPANTRLVPVRLRDGAAEPVGHAGSAMLRGVAMADALAVVEPGPATAITARLLPLGFGFPGQGEHAWAD; translated from the coding sequence ATGCGCGCGGTACACCTGCCCAGCCACGTCGGCCACGCCGTCGGCTGGGACGACGCGCGCGAACTCGCCCACGCGGCCGCCACCCCGTTGAGCCCGCGCGCCCTCCCGCTCACACAGGCGCTCGGCGCCGTACTGGCTGACCCGCTGATCGCCCTCACCGCATTCCCACCCTGCGACCGCTCGGCCATGGACGGGTACGCCGTGCGCGGCCCGGGTCCATGGACGGTCATCGGCACCAACCGGGCCGGTTCGGGGTACGCCGGACGGTTGACCGACGGGCAGGCGGTCGCGATCGTCACCGGCGCGGCCGTCCCCGCAGGCGCCAGCGCCGTACTCCCCGACGAGGACGTCCTGCGCGAAGGCAACCTCGTCCATGGCACGCCCGGTCCCAAACGGCACATCCGGTACGCCGGTGAGGAATGCCGGGCAAGCGAGGTGTTGCTCCCCGCGGGCACTCTCGTCCGGCCGGCCGTACTCGGACATGCCGCCGCCCTCGGGCACGACCAGCTGACGGTCATCCCCCGGCCACGCGTGGCGGCCCTCGTCACCGGCGACGAACTGGTCACGACCGGCCTGCCCGGCCCCGGCCGAACCCGCGACGCCATCGGCCCCATGCTGCCCGGCCTGTTGCACCAGGCAACGGCCCTCCCCCTGCAACGAGTGCAAGACTCACGACGGTTGCTTATAGACGCCCTCGCTCAGGCCGATGCCGACCTGATCCTCGTCTCCGGCTCATCCGCCGCCGGACCAGCGGACCACCTTCGGCCATCGCTGGAGGCCCTCGGTGCCACCCTGCTCGTGGATGGCGTGGCCTGCCGCCCAGGCCATCCCCAGGCGCTCGCGTTGCTCCCCGACGGTCGGCTAGTCATCGGCCTGCCCGGCAACCCTCTCGCAGCGCTCACGGCATTCCTCACCCTGGCCGTCGCCGCCATCGCCGGACTGCGCGGTGAACCGCTGGCTTCGTTGCCGACGGCCCCCATCCACGGTGGCCTCGACTGCCATCCGGCGAACACGCGGCTCGTGCCAGTGCGACTCCGCGACGGCGCCGCCGAGCCCGTCGGTCATGCGGGCTCCGCGATGTTGCGTGGTGTCGCGATGGCCGACGCGCTCGCCGTTGTCGAACCAGGTCCCGCCACGGCGATCACCGCCCGGCTGTTACCACTCGGTTTCGGATTTCCAGGGCAAGGGGAGCACGCATGGGCCGACTGA
- the fdhD gene encoding formate dehydrogenase accessory sulfurtransferase FdhD has translation MGRLIARKPVVHYGPEGTRRRPDSIAVEEPLELRVNGKALAVTMRTPGHDVELAHGFLHTEGVIGGPDDILSARYCDSRDDEGRNTYNVLDLALAPGVAAPEVGVERNFYTTSSCGVCGKASLDAVRLKSRHSPAGDPVRVALDVLAGLPDVLRTQQQVFDRTGGLHAAGLFTAEGEQLVVREDVGRHNAVDKVVGWALLQGLVPARGCVLVVSGRTSFELAQKAVMAGIPVLGAVSAPSSLAIDLAAECGLTLAGFIRNGSLNVYAHAERIAVPALVET, from the coding sequence ATGGGCCGACTGATCGCGCGAAAGCCAGTGGTGCACTACGGACCCGAAGGGACCCGGCGGCGGCCGGACTCGATCGCCGTGGAGGAACCACTCGAACTGCGGGTGAACGGCAAGGCGCTGGCGGTGACGATGCGTACGCCCGGGCATGACGTCGAACTGGCCCACGGGTTCCTGCATACCGAAGGCGTGATCGGTGGTCCCGACGACATCCTCAGCGCCCGGTATTGCGACTCGCGCGATGACGAGGGGCGTAACACCTACAACGTGCTCGACCTCGCGTTGGCGCCGGGTGTGGCAGCGCCCGAGGTCGGGGTCGAGCGCAACTTCTATACGACTTCCTCTTGCGGGGTTTGCGGAAAGGCGTCGCTGGACGCCGTACGGCTGAAGTCTCGGCACTCGCCTGCCGGTGACCCCGTCCGGGTCGCGCTGGACGTGCTCGCTGGTCTGCCGGATGTCTTGAGGACGCAGCAGCAGGTGTTCGACCGTACGGGCGGGTTGCACGCGGCCGGCCTCTTCACTGCCGAGGGCGAGCAGTTGGTCGTACGCGAGGATGTCGGCCGGCACAACGCCGTGGACAAGGTCGTCGGATGGGCTTTGTTACAAGGGCTTGTCCCGGCTCGGGGTTGCGTCCTGGTCGTCTCCGGACGGACGTCGTTCGAGCTGGCGCAGAAGGCGGTGATGGCCGGAATCCCTGTCCTGGGCGCGGTTTCGGCGCCTTCCTCCCTGGCGATCGACCTGGCGGCCGAGTGCGGATTGACCTTGGCCGGGTTCATCCGGAACGGCTCGCTGAACGTCTACGCCCACGCCGAGCGGATCGCCGTACCGGCTCTGGTCGAGACGTGA
- a CDS encoding glycoside hydrolase family 64 protein — MRIKKKTLALLTAVASLAAGLTAVATAGAPSANAVPATIPLTITNNSGRGDAIYIYNLGTELSTGRQGWADAGGGFHPWPAGGNPPTPAPDASIAGPANGQSKTIQMPKFSGRIYFSYGQKLVFKLTTGGLVQPAVQNPSDPNRNILFSWSEYTLNDSGVWLNTTHVDMVSVPYSVGVRKGDGSTITTGKLKPGGLNNFYNALRGQPGGWANLIHNGPNGQPLRALAPLYGVETGALPASVMDDYVNRVWSKYSAQDLTVTPFSNQPNLKYFGRVSGGVMNFRNGSGQIVTSFQKPNASSIFGCHQLLDAPNDQVRGPISRTLCAGYNRSTLIVNPNQPDANNANFYKDVVTNHYSRKIHAQMVDGKAYGFAFDDVGAHEALVHDGNPQQAYVSLDTFN, encoded by the coding sequence GTGCGTATCAAGAAGAAGACCCTGGCCTTGCTCACGGCTGTCGCTTCGTTGGCAGCGGGCCTGACCGCAGTCGCCACTGCCGGCGCACCATCGGCCAACGCCGTACCAGCAACGATTCCGTTGACCATCACCAACAACTCCGGTCGTGGTGACGCCATCTATATCTACAACCTCGGCACCGAGCTCTCGACCGGCCGGCAGGGCTGGGCGGACGCGGGCGGTGGCTTCCACCCGTGGCCGGCCGGTGGCAACCCGCCGACCCCGGCGCCGGACGCGTCGATCGCCGGCCCGGCGAACGGTCAGTCGAAAACGATCCAGATGCCCAAGTTCTCCGGGCGGATCTACTTCTCGTACGGCCAGAAGCTCGTCTTCAAGCTGACGACGGGCGGGCTGGTGCAGCCCGCGGTGCAGAACCCGAGCGACCCGAACCGCAACATCCTGTTCAGCTGGTCCGAGTACACGCTGAACGACTCAGGCGTCTGGCTGAACACGACCCACGTCGACATGGTCTCCGTGCCGTACTCCGTCGGTGTCCGCAAGGGCGACGGCAGCACCATCACCACTGGCAAGCTGAAGCCGGGTGGCCTCAACAACTTCTACAACGCCCTCCGCGGTCAGCCGGGTGGCTGGGCCAACCTGATCCACAACGGCCCGAACGGCCAGCCGCTGCGAGCGCTTGCACCCTTGTACGGCGTCGAGACCGGTGCCCTGCCGGCCTCGGTGATGGACGATTATGTGAACCGCGTCTGGAGCAAGTACAGCGCGCAGGACCTGACCGTGACCCCGTTCTCCAACCAGCCGAACCTCAAGTACTTCGGCCGCGTCTCGGGTGGCGTGATGAACTTCAGGAACGGCTCCGGGCAGATCGTGACGTCGTTCCAGAAGCCCAACGCCAGCAGCATCTTCGGCTGTCACCAGTTGCTCGACGCACCGAATGACCAGGTCCGCGGCCCGATCTCGCGCACGTTGTGCGCCGGGTACAACCGGTCGACCCTGATCGTCAATCCGAACCAGCCGGACGCCAACAACGCCAACTTCTACAAGGACGTCGTCACCAACCACTACTCGCGCAAGATCCACGCGCAGATGGTCGACGGCAAGGCGTACGGCTTCGCCTTCGACGACGTGGGCGCCCACGAGGCCCTCGTGCACGACGGCAACCCGCAACAGGCGTACGTGAGCCTCGATACCTTCAACTGA
- a CDS encoding dihydrofolate reductase family protein encodes MRKLIYIVHQSLDGFIEGPKGEFDWPFVGPELSAYSIGLHERVDAFVYGRRTWDLMSSYWPQAESMSNDPHDLQFAPIWRSTPKIVCSNTLTEADWGTKVIGGDLATKFAELKAQPGKDLLLTGGAELPGVLTELGLIDEYHVFVHPVVLGGGKRVFSADRSRFDLELVESRTFDGKTVLIRQDRAKA; translated from the coding sequence ATGCGCAAGCTCATCTACATCGTTCATCAGTCGCTTGACGGGTTCATCGAGGGGCCGAAGGGAGAGTTCGACTGGCCGTTCGTGGGGCCGGAGTTGTCGGCGTACTCGATTGGGCTGCACGAGCGGGTTGACGCCTTCGTTTATGGCCGGCGTACGTGGGACTTGATGTCGTCGTACTGGCCGCAGGCCGAGTCGATGTCGAACGACCCGCACGATCTGCAGTTCGCGCCGATCTGGCGGAGCACGCCGAAGATCGTCTGCTCGAACACCCTGACCGAGGCCGACTGGGGTACCAAGGTGATCGGCGGCGACTTGGCGACCAAGTTCGCCGAGCTCAAGGCGCAGCCCGGCAAAGACCTCCTGCTGACCGGTGGCGCCGAGCTGCCCGGCGTACTGACGGAGCTCGGGTTGATCGACGAGTACCACGTGTTCGTGCACCCGGTTGTGCTCGGCGGTGGCAAGCGGGTGTTCAGCGCGGATCGCAGCCGGTTCGACCTCGAGCTGGTCGAATCGCGTACGTTCGACGGCAAGACCGTTTTGATCCGCCAGGACCGCGCCAAGGCCTGA
- a CDS encoding dihydrofolate reductase family protein — protein sequence MRRLILQQYVTLDGYAAGPGDDLSFFETVADAEESTRDNLELLRSIDTMLLGATTYRLFVEFWPTATDEPIAPLLNDLNKVVISSTLTEAPWGDREPATVLSGDAAELVADLKRQAGKDIVLWGSISLSYRLLAAGLIDEVQLRVCPILVGAGKPAFQVTDHPISLDLAEARPYASGGALLRYLPKETT from the coding sequence ATGCGAAGGCTGATCCTGCAGCAGTACGTCACGCTCGACGGCTATGCCGCTGGGCCGGGCGATGACCTGAGTTTCTTCGAGACCGTCGCGGATGCGGAGGAGTCCACCCGCGACAATCTCGAGTTGCTCCGGTCCATCGACACGATGTTGCTCGGCGCAACGACGTACCGGCTGTTCGTCGAGTTCTGGCCGACCGCGACCGACGAACCGATAGCGCCACTGTTGAATGACCTGAACAAGGTGGTGATCTCGTCGACGCTGACGGAGGCGCCGTGGGGTGATCGCGAGCCGGCCACGGTGCTGAGCGGGGACGCGGCCGAGCTGGTCGCGGACCTCAAACGCCAAGCAGGCAAGGACATCGTGCTCTGGGGCAGCATCTCGTTGTCCTACCGCCTCTTGGCCGCGGGGTTGATCGACGAGGTCCAGCTGCGGGTCTGCCCGATCCTGGTCGGCGCGGGCAAACCAGCCTTCCAGGTGACCGATCACCCGATCTCGCTGGACCTCGCCGAGGCCCGGCCGTATGCGTCCGGCGGCGCCTTACTCCGTTACCTCCCGAAGGAGACGACCTAG